The following proteins come from a genomic window of Pseudochaenichthys georgianus chromosome 17, fPseGeo1.2, whole genome shotgun sequence:
- the LOC117461942 gene encoding histone H4 translates to MSGRGKGGKGLGKGGAKRHRKVLRDNIQGITKPAIRRLARRGGVKRISGLIYEETRGVLKVFLENVIRDAVTYTEHAKRKTVTAMDVVYALKRQGRTLYGFGG, encoded by the coding sequence ATGAGTGGAAGAGGAAAAGGAGGAAAGGGACTCGGCAAAGGAGGCGCCAAGCGTCACCGCAAAGTTCTCCGTGATAACATCCAGGGCATCACCAAGCCCGCTATCCGCCGTCTGGCTCGCCGTGGCGGAGTGAAGCGTATCTCCGGTCTGATCTACGAGGAGACCCGTGGGGTGCTGAAGGTGTTCCTGGAGAATGTTATCCGTGATGCCGTCACCTACACCGAGCACGCCAAGAGAAAGACCGTGACCGCCATGGATGTGGTGTATGCCCTGAAGAGGCAGGGCCGCACTCTGTACGGCTTCGGAGGTTAA